AGGTCTTGTATCTCTTGTTTGTCATCTTCATACTGTTTGCGAAGGGCTACCTGTTCTCTCTCCAAACCTTCTTTTTTTAGAAAAAGTTCCTTTTGCTTTTGGAAGTTAGTGATTTGCACTTCAAGCGTTTTATACTCCTCAACCAGAGGTTTCTCTTTTTCATACTGCGCTGCTTTGACTTGCAGGACTCCCAGTTTTTCTTCTTTTTCTAACTTGTTCTTTTTGAGGTTATTGAGATTGGTCTGGAGCAGTTCAAGATCAGAACCGAGTTTGACAAATGCCTCTTTGAGTGTTTGCAGGGCTTTAAGTGCCTTGTCCAGCCCGTCAACCTCTTTACTTTTTGTCTCAAACTCTTTCTTGACCTTCTCTACCTCTTTCTGTAAAGTTTCAGCCTCTTTAGCCTTGGCTTCTTTCTGTTCTTGAAGCGCTTTGACTTCTGCTTCTGAAAGCAGTATCTCAGAAAAACTTTTAATGTCACGGTTAAGATCTGTGAGTTTGGACTTGATCTCCTGTTCTATCTTGTCTATCTTCTCAAGACCCAAAAGTTTACGGATGATCTTCTTTCGCTCTTCACTCTTCAGACCGCTCAAAGCAGTAAGCTCTTTTTGTGAGGCGAAGACGGTGTGCATAAACGCTTCTCTGTTCATGCCGATGAGCCTGATGATCTCACCCGTGACCCCTTTGGCACTCTCGGCTATGAGCGCATCGTCACCATCATAAAGATAGGCTTTGGCTGTAAGAGATTTACCGCGCATCTCTCGAAGCACTTTATAGTTCAACCCCTCTATCTCAAAGAGCAACTCTACTGAAACAGTATCTTTTTCACCTGCCTTGGCATTACGGATCGTCTCTTTCTCACCTCTTACATCTCCGTACAGCGCAAAAGTGATGGCATCAAAAATGGTAGATTTTCCAGAACCGTTTCGGCCGATGATACCCGTCAACCCTTCTACAAATTCGAGCGTGAAATCCTGGTACTTTTTGTAGTTTTGCATATGGAGGCTAGTGAGTATCATCGTCTACCTCCTCATACTGTGCAAAAAGTGCTTTGGCTTTGGTAATTAGCCTCTCCTGTTCTGCTTCACCTGTAATACTCTCTTTGATATGAGAGACAAAGTAAGACTCTAAAGAGATCGACTCAATGTCCCCCTCCAGCTTCTCACCTTCTACCATCTTGAACTCACGCTTCACTTTGACATGCAGGGCCTCTTTAAAACGTTCACTCAACTCTTTGTTGGTAATGTCTATGGAACTGGAAGCCGTCAAATTGAAAAGCCTGACCTCAACCAAAGCATCGTTGATCTCTGAGAGGTCAAGTGAGGCTGTCTCCTCTTCGTAGTTATCCGCATCGATACTGAAACTGAGTGATCTTCGCAAGGGAAGGGTATGGTGCCCAATGTCCAAGGTATCGTCCAGATCCACCAAAACATAGCCTTTGTCTTCTCTCTTGTCACTGCTGCTTGTACGCTCTGTAGAACCTGCATAGTAGACATTGGGGTGTTTACCCACGGCACCGAACCCATGCCAATGCCCCAAAGCCACATAATCCATCTTCTCAAAGATATTTTCACGTTCTTTAGGGTAGACCCACTCTCCGAACTCATGCATGAGGTAGTGTGCTCCTACAGAACAGTGCATCATCAAAACATTTTTCTTTTCAGGGTCTATATGGGCTTCTATGGCATCCAGTTCATCCGGAATGATGCGTTCATCATTGATGTGAGGCAAAGCATGAAAAAGTACATCATCAAAAGCAACAGGCGCATAACGCTGTGCAAAAATGGCTTTCACATTATCTAAGGTACTGAGTGCCTGCAAGATAGGTGAAGAGGTAGAGGTTCGCGGTGTGGAGTGGTTGCCTGCAATGATGATGAGAGGGATACCCAGTTTCTCAAGTCTTTTGAGTTGAGTAAGGGCAAAAGTAATGGCGCGGTTGGAAGGGGAAGCACGGTGAAAAAGATCGCCCGTATGTATGACATAGTCAGGCTTGGTCTGGATGATGGAGTCGATCACCTCTTCAAATGCCTGATAAAAGTCTGCTTCGCGTTGATTGACACCTTGATCATTCGTGATATCCAGATCACTAAAACCTAGATGA
The sequence above is drawn from the Sulfurovum sp. TSL1 genome and encodes:
- a CDS encoding DNA repair exonuclease, whose protein sequence is MKIIHFSDTHLGFSDLDITNDQGVNQREADFYQAFEEVIDSIIQTKPDYVIHTGDLFHRASPSNRAITFALTQLKRLEKLGIPLIIIAGNHSTPRTSTSSPILQALSTLDNVKAIFAQRYAPVAFDDVLFHALPHINDERIIPDELDAIEAHIDPEKKNVLMMHCSVGAHYLMHEFGEWVYPKERENIFEKMDYVALGHWHGFGAVGKHPNVYYAGSTERTSSSDKREDKGYVLVDLDDTLDIGHHTLPLRRSLSFSIDADNYEEETASLDLSEINDALVEVRLFNLTASSSIDITNKELSERFKEALHVKVKREFKMVEGEKLEGDIESISLESYFVSHIKESITGEAEQERLITKAKALFAQYEEVDDDTH